A region from the Silene latifolia isolate original U9 population chromosome 7, ASM4854445v1, whole genome shotgun sequence genome encodes:
- the LOC141592336 gene encoding uncharacterized protein LOC141592336, with protein sequence MQTSGSQSESQKMEMVAAGVGNMSFNIGDTTDEEVSMSALSTFRAKEEEIERKKMEVRERVQAQLGRVEEETKRLALIRGELESLANPMRKDVAQVCKRIDIIKKELKPLGTTVQKKEREYKEALDAFNEKNKEKVQLINKLVELVGESERLRMKKLEELSKSIESLH encoded by the exons atgcaGACGAGTGGGTCCCAGTCAGAGTCGCAGAAGATGGAAATGGTAGCAGCGGGAGTTGGTAATATGAGTTTTAATATAGGAGACACAACAGATGAAGAAGTATCAATGTCAGCACTATCAACATTTAGAGCTAAAGAAGAAGAGATCGAAAGGAAGAAGATGGAAGTTAGAGAGAGAGTTCAAGCTCAACTTGGTCGCGTTGAAGAAGAAACTAAACGGCTTGCCTTAATTCGCGGG GAGCTGGAGTCTTTGGCCAATCCAATGAGGAAGGATGTTGCTCAAGTTTGTAAAAGGATTGATATAATTAAAAAAGAGCTCAAACCTCTCGGAACAACCGTCCAGAAGAAG GAAAGGGAGTACAAGGAAGCACTTGATGCATTCAATGAAAAGAACAAAGAGAAAGTACAGCTCATAAACAAATTAGTAGAG CTGGTAGGTGAAAGTGAGAGGTTGAGGATGAAAAAGTTGGAAGAGTTGAGCAAGAGTATTGAATCCCTTCACTGA
- the LOC141590295 gene encoding protein FAR1-RELATED SEQUENCE 5-like: MRAQVNNDGDGIDYSDHFTTTRLFSSSMEAFNWAFEIGLRLGFGIKRASNKRVGRNTNLKQDYFVCRMGGRGLVNKDADSLMRANTVTAWCKCKFQMKAVEIQENKWKLVMRSGFHNHPLTLYCDSDRYFAKFDEEELAYIDARVRTHVRPAIISAGLHQRNPEKSRPNRRQIYNRSQKVRAEERDGRNPAQQMLALTVQHKYVHYWVTDQETDELTHVFMAHPEAVEMFRSYYYVVLIDSTYKTNLYRLPLVEMVGVTPVGKSFVIVYALVTHESEDGYRWVLQKLKALLNDVVQPNAIVTDCEQGLLNSIPTVFPDSSHLLCLWHIYANVETKALSLTGRDSWAKFITCNLFQAVVEAKTEDKFNVAWANLARQWAGVAAYIESQWFPHVEKWAKYRTNKITHFENTSTSRVESTHANLKRWLNSAKLAIDSIWIRFHSLMETQHVEIRHSLELSRSRRLTGIHRLFFRLSHKISKNTIIELREEFERGS, from the coding sequence ATGCGTGCGCAGGTGAATAACGATGGCGACGGTATTGATTACTCAGATCATTTTACGACTACCAGATTATTTTCATCAAGTATGGAAGCGTTTAATTGGGCATTTGAGATCGGACTTAGactcgggtttggtataaaaaGAGCAAGCAACAAGAGAGTTGGTCGTAACACGAATTTGAAACAAGATTATTTTGTTTGTCGGATGGGAGGGAGAGGTCTCGTAAATAAGGATGCCGACTCTTTAATGAGGGCTAACACGGTTACCGCATGGTGCAAATGCAAATTTCAAATGAAAGCTGTTGAAATACAAGAGAATAAGTGGAAGCTTGTCATGAGATCCGGGTTTCATAATCATCCTTTAACGTTGTACTGTGACAGCGACAGATACTTTGCAAAGTTTGATGAAGAGGAGTTGGCTTATATCGACGCCCGAGTTAGAACTCACGTTAGACCGGCTATTATTAGTGCGGGTTTGCATCAGCGGAATCCGGAAAAGTCAAGACCTAATCGGCGACAAATCTACAATCGTTCTCAGAAAGTAAGGGCCGAGGAAAGAGATGGGAGAAACCCGGCACAACAGATGCTAGCACTTACGGTTCAGCATAAGTACGTTCATTATTGGGTCACTGATCAGGAGACTGATGAGCTAACCCACGTGTTCATGGCTCATCCAGAAGCCGTTGAGATGTTTCGATCATACTATTATGTGGTCCTAATCGATTCCACGTACAAGACAAACTTataccgtcttccgcttgttgaGATGGTTGGAGTCACACCCGTCGGGAAGAGCTTTGTGATCGTGTATGCTCTTGTGACGCATGAGTCCGAGGATGGATATCGGTGGGTCTTACAGAAACTGAAGGCCCTTCTCAATGATGTCGTTCAACCTAATGCTATTGTTACTGATTGCGAGCAAGGTTTGTTGAACTCGATTCCCACTGTTTTTCCGGATTCGTCTCACTTGCTATGTCTTTGGCATATATATGCTAACGTGGAGACGAAAGCACTTTCTCTCACGGGTCGGGATAGTTGGGCTAAGTTCATAACTTGTAACTTGTTTCAAGCGGTTGTCGAGGCGAAGACCGAAGATAAGTTTAATGTGGCGTGGGccaatttggcaaggcaatggGCGGGAGTGGCGGCTTATATTGAGAGTCAATGGTTCCCGCACGTGGAGAAATGGGCCAAGTATAGAACGAACAAGATAACTCATTTTGAGAACACTTCTACATCCCGGGTTGAGTCGACTCATGCGAATTTGAAGAGATGGTTGAATAGCGCGAAACTGGCCATTGATAGCATCTGGATTCGTTTTCATTCTTTGATGGAAACGCAACATGTTGAGATCCGACACTCGTTGGAGTTATCTAGATCGAGACGGTTGACGGGGATTCATCGATTATTTTTCAGACTTTCTCATAAAATATCAAAGAATACCATCATTGAATTGCGTGAAGAATTCGAAAGAGGTTCCTAG